A single region of the Sandaracinaceae bacterium genome encodes:
- a CDS encoding YihY/virulence factor BrkB family protein, producing the protein MNPILREVWWSYRMHDGRLLAGAVAFYVVMAATPFGVIALYVASLVLGQDEARQVLTERLEVSMGTEVAEYVNASLSAALAPQHGGFATTLSVAFILYVTTRLFSMLRASLNHLWSVRPLVPPGLKGEGRVVLRRRMLAFAMVFVTAAVFTAFGVLRAIMTVASRWMDLPFLLRLGEYGGSLLLLTVVMMLVYRWLPDALVAWRDAFVGGLVTATLASLGGLLIGTYLASAGVSSSYGAAGALVVLTLWIYYTCQIFFLGAEFTGAWARHRGQGIQPLPYAARVVMTERHTITAEDIEDIQER; encoded by the coding sequence CTGGCGGGCGCCGTGGCGTTCTACGTGGTCATGGCGGCGACACCCTTCGGGGTCATCGCGCTCTACGTCGCGAGCTTGGTGCTGGGCCAGGACGAGGCGCGGCAGGTGCTCACGGAGCGGCTCGAGGTCTCCATGGGCACCGAAGTGGCCGAGTACGTGAACGCGTCGCTCAGCGCCGCGCTCGCGCCACAGCACGGGGGGTTCGCCACCACCCTCAGCGTGGCCTTCATCTTGTACGTCACGACACGCCTGTTCAGCATGCTGCGCGCTTCCTTGAACCACCTCTGGAGCGTGCGGCCCCTGGTGCCTCCGGGCCTGAAGGGCGAGGGAAGGGTCGTGCTGCGGCGCCGCATGCTGGCCTTCGCGATGGTGTTCGTGACGGCCGCGGTCTTCACGGCGTTCGGCGTGCTGAGGGCCATCATGACGGTGGCGTCGCGGTGGATGGACCTCCCGTTCCTGCTGCGGCTGGGGGAGTACGGTGGCTCGCTCTTGCTGCTGACGGTGGTGATGATGCTGGTGTACCGCTGGCTCCCCGACGCGCTCGTCGCGTGGCGTGATGCGTTCGTCGGTGGCCTCGTGACGGCCACGTTGGCCAGCCTGGGTGGCCTGCTGATCGGCACCTACCTGGCGAGCGCGGGAGTGTCCTCCTCCTACGGCGCGGCCGGGGCGCTCGTGGTGCTCACGCTGTGGATCTACTACACGTGTCAGATCTTCTTTCTAGGCGCGGAGTTCACCGGGGCCTGGGCGCGCCATCGCGGACAGGGCATCCAGCCGTTGCCGTACGCTGCGCGGGTGGTCATGACCGAGCGCCATACCATCACGGCGGAAGACATCGAGGACATCCAGGAGCGCTGA
- a CDS encoding sigma-54-dependent Fis family transcriptional regulator has product MSVEPRRPPKVLLVDDGERYVELAHALLRDYRYATRCELAGPCWTCARRPGCTLTHAHDWGETEQALSRHRDLDVVLLDMHFELPEERLVANDEAGVPTPSLSRRRALQGLAILARIRALRPALPVILMTSTEELRLRGADAAADEYVVLAGADGFDARALGLLVERVLARRDAPSFGSDYEFGVSPAMARLRRDAMTLARTSLPVLITGEPGTGKSALARQVVHAASGRAGPFVTVDVSALPEGLVGAELFGSARGAFSGAVDRAGRFEAAHGGTLLLDEIGNLSLEVQRMLLMVLQERQVTRLGEHQARPVDVKVLAATNTNLRDAVRRGRFRADLYARLNPAAGLVVPPLRERREDLPALLARTVEETFAEADAALLAAYLRAAALPPGLRATARLPGSAADTHAGQLSFAFSDRSLAALMRHAFPGNVRELRLLVSNACLLSLSDALTAADAGRAAAGEARIVPIPERLVDELLAASWVPSAPVRGPTGADVVGWPELVPRDQPRDVARDLERALYERLFAETGGDFEAMARRLLRGEPSDNARRVQLRFNQLGLRVRD; this is encoded by the coding sequence GTGAGCGTCGAGCCGCGCCGACCTCCGAAGGTCCTGCTCGTGGACGACGGGGAGCGCTACGTGGAGCTCGCTCATGCGCTGCTGCGCGACTATCGCTACGCGACGCGCTGCGAGCTGGCGGGCCCCTGCTGGACCTGCGCGCGTCGGCCGGGCTGCACGCTCACCCACGCCCACGACTGGGGCGAGACCGAGCAGGCCCTTTCGCGCCACCGGGACCTGGACGTGGTGCTGTTGGACATGCACTTCGAGCTCCCCGAGGAGCGCTTGGTGGCGAACGACGAGGCCGGGGTGCCCACGCCCAGCCTTTCGCGCCGGCGTGCGCTGCAGGGCCTCGCCATCCTCGCGCGCATCCGCGCGCTGCGTCCCGCGCTACCGGTCATCTTGATGACGTCGACGGAGGAGTTGCGCTTGCGTGGCGCCGACGCCGCCGCCGACGAGTACGTCGTCCTGGCGGGCGCCGACGGCTTCGACGCGCGCGCGCTCGGTCTGCTGGTGGAGCGCGTCCTCGCTCGCCGAGACGCACCCAGCTTCGGCTCGGACTACGAGTTCGGCGTCTCGCCCGCCATGGCGCGTCTACGTCGCGACGCTATGACCCTGGCGCGGACGTCTCTACCGGTACTCATCACGGGCGAGCCGGGCACGGGCAAGAGCGCGCTCGCGCGACAGGTGGTGCACGCCGCGAGCGGGCGCGCCGGTCCCTTCGTCACCGTGGACGTCAGCGCGCTCCCCGAAGGGTTGGTAGGCGCCGAGCTGTTCGGGAGCGCGCGAGGCGCCTTCAGTGGCGCAGTGGATCGCGCTGGGCGCTTCGAGGCCGCGCACGGGGGCACGCTGCTGCTCGACGAGATCGGCAACCTCTCGCTCGAGGTGCAGCGGATGCTCCTGATGGTGCTGCAGGAGCGCCAGGTCACGCGGCTGGGGGAGCACCAGGCGCGCCCCGTCGACGTGAAGGTGCTCGCCGCGACTAACACGAACCTGCGGGACGCGGTCCGGCGCGGTCGGTTCCGGGCCGACCTCTATGCGCGCCTCAACCCTGCGGCGGGCCTGGTGGTGCCACCGCTGCGCGAGCGCCGCGAGGACTTGCCCGCGCTGCTCGCGCGCACCGTCGAGGAGACGTTCGCCGAGGCCGACGCCGCGCTGCTGGCGGCGTACTTGCGGGCCGCGGCGCTCCCTCCCGGACTGCGCGCCACAGCGCGTCTGCCGGGCTCTGCGGCGGACACGCACGCTGGGCAATTGAGCTTTGCGTTCAGTGACCGATCGCTCGCGGCCCTCATGCGCCACGCGTTCCCAGGCAATGTACGGGAGCTGCGTTTGCTGGTGTCGAACGCGTGCCTCTTGTCCCTCTCGGACGCCCTGACGGCCGCCGATGCGGGGCGTGCGGCCGCCGGTGAGGCGCGCATCGTGCCGATCCCAGAGCGACTGGTGGACGAGCTGCTCGCCGCCAGCTGGGTTCCTTCGGCTCCAGTCAGGGGGCCCACGGGGGCGGACGTGGTGGGATGGCCGGAGCTCGTGCCTCGGGACCAGCCGCGTGATGTCGCACGCGACCTCGAGCGCGCGCTGTATGAGCGCTTGTTCGCCGAGACAGGGGGAGACTTCGAAGCGATGGCGCGGCGCCTGCTGAGGGGGGAGCCGAGCGACAACGCGCGGCGCGTGCAGCTGCGTTTCAACCAGCTCGGGCTGCGCGTGCGCGACTGA
- a CDS encoding response regulator, whose amino-acid sequence MESTNDKQSTGIRSRVPRLLLVDDEPMLQFTLRLMLEEFFEVEVADSGHQAQTVIDAQPHFDVVLTDLQMPGGSGQDLYQWAAKAHPELLGGFVFMTGGACSDAARAFLDRADVTSVEKPFEFDALMAVITEATRDRQPRASAFA is encoded by the coding sequence ATGGAATCAACCAACGACAAGCAGAGCACGGGAATCAGATCGCGCGTACCGCGGCTGCTGCTCGTGGACGACGAGCCGATGCTGCAGTTCACGTTGCGGCTCATGCTCGAGGAGTTCTTCGAGGTGGAGGTCGCGGACTCGGGGCACCAGGCCCAGACCGTGATCGATGCGCAGCCGCACTTCGACGTGGTGCTCACGGACCTGCAGATGCCGGGGGGCTCTGGGCAGGACCTGTACCAGTGGGCGGCCAAGGCACACCCCGAGCTGCTCGGCGGGTTCGTGTTCATGACCGGCGGTGCGTGTTCGGACGCGGCGCGGGCGTTCCTCGACAGGGCCGACGTGACCAGCGTCGAGAAGCCGTTCGAGTTCGACGCGCTGATGGCGGTCATCACGGAAGCCACGCGCGACCGCCAACCGCGGGCGTCCGCGTTCGCCTGA
- a CDS encoding aldehyde dehydrogenase family protein: MAIVEALEPRADGRRRLGLRSPLGEQPIGEITVATPEDVADAIRRARVAQKAWAARTVEERAAIVNRAIDRYLAHQDDIIATLRAETGKTRAECVFMELLPSCDFINYWSHRAPKDLAEHKRKIHGYLRPLKRLQVAYRPLGVVGVITPWNGPLSLATNPTAQALLAGNAVLLKPSEVTPESSAWAVRCFREAGVPDDVVQVLYGDGETGAALVRGGIDKISFTGSVRTGTKIGVACAEQLIPCTLELGGKDAMIVCADANVERAARGAVFNSMLNTGQVCMGVERVYVMEEIADEFERIVREQVAALRYGPGEDVDIGAVFWDKQLDIIRHHVDDARKRGATIDVGGDVDRSAGVFYKPTLLTNVTHDMEIMREETFGPIVAIMRVSSEAEAIRLANDSEYGLSASVWTKDVEKGIRIAKQIEAGSVCINDATLAYGVPEAPFGGLKKSGLGSVNGLGALRSYSHELPIVIDRWGLDKEDHWYPFTDKTVRNLEYTLKYVFGTKLRRFFS, from the coding sequence ATGGCCATCGTTGAAGCCCTTGAACCCCGCGCGGACGGACGCCGACGTCTCGGGCTGCGCAGCCCGCTGGGAGAGCAGCCCATCGGCGAGATCACCGTGGCGACCCCGGAGGACGTGGCGGATGCCATCCGCCGCGCCCGCGTGGCGCAGAAGGCCTGGGCGGCGCGCACAGTGGAGGAGCGGGCAGCCATCGTGAACCGCGCCATCGACCGCTACCTCGCGCACCAAGACGACATCATCGCCACGCTGCGCGCCGAGACGGGCAAGACGCGCGCCGAGTGCGTGTTCATGGAGTTGCTGCCGTCCTGTGACTTCATCAACTACTGGAGCCATCGCGCGCCCAAGGACCTGGCCGAGCACAAGCGCAAGATCCACGGCTACCTGCGCCCGCTCAAGCGCCTCCAGGTGGCCTACCGGCCGCTCGGTGTCGTGGGCGTCATCACCCCGTGGAACGGCCCGTTGAGCCTCGCCACCAACCCCACGGCGCAGGCACTGCTCGCGGGCAACGCGGTGCTGCTCAAGCCCTCCGAGGTGACGCCCGAGTCCAGCGCGTGGGCCGTGCGCTGCTTCCGCGAGGCCGGCGTGCCCGACGACGTGGTGCAGGTGCTCTACGGAGACGGTGAGACGGGCGCGGCGCTCGTGAGGGGTGGCATCGACAAGATCTCGTTCACGGGGAGCGTGCGCACCGGCACCAAGATCGGCGTGGCCTGCGCCGAGCAGCTCATTCCGTGCACGCTCGAGCTGGGCGGCAAGGACGCCATGATCGTGTGCGCCGACGCCAACGTCGAGCGCGCCGCGCGCGGCGCCGTGTTCAACTCCATGCTCAACACCGGGCAGGTGTGCATGGGCGTCGAGCGCGTGTACGTCATGGAGGAGATCGCCGACGAATTCGAGCGCATCGTGCGTGAGCAGGTCGCTGCGCTGCGCTATGGTCCGGGCGAGGACGTCGACATCGGCGCGGTGTTCTGGGACAAGCAGCTGGACATCATCCGGCACCACGTCGACGACGCGCGCAAGCGCGGGGCCACCATCGACGTGGGCGGCGACGTGGATCGCTCGGCGGGCGTGTTCTACAAGCCGACGCTGCTGACCAACGTCACGCACGACATGGAGATCATGCGCGAGGAGACCTTCGGGCCCATCGTCGCGATCATGCGCGTCAGCAGCGAGGCCGAGGCCATCCGGCTGGCGAACGACAGCGAGTACGGGCTCAGCGCGAGCGTGTGGACCAAGGACGTCGAGAAGGGCATCCGCATCGCGAAGCAGATCGAGGCGGGCTCGGTGTGCATCAACGACGCGACGCTGGCGTACGGCGTGCCCGAGGCTCCCTTCGGCGGCCTGAAGAAGAGCGGTCTCGGCTCCGTGAACGGCCTGGGTGCGCTCCGCAGCTACAGCCACGAGCTGCCCATCGTCATCGACCGCTGGGGCCTCGACAAGGAGGACCACTGGTACCCCTTCACCGACAAGACGGTCCGCAACCTCGAGTACACGTTGAAGTACGTCTTCGGCACCAAGCTGCGGCGCTTCTTCAGCTGA
- a CDS encoding DUF924 domain-containing protein, whose translation MTPEPILDEWFGDLNADGIPSQAKVARWWTKSPEFDDYLRIHYGTFVKQAQAGGLQEWDAKPTGTLARLLLLDQFSRNIFRGTPRMFEGDELALNATLSLLDGDLQTLPAIYQYFALMPLMHAEDLALQDRGVAEFEALAARTPEPTRQAVAPAVQFARDHRDVIARFTRFPHRNGVLGRTSTPDESAYLLEHSGW comes from the coding sequence ATGACCCCGGAGCCCATCCTCGACGAGTGGTTTGGCGACCTCAACGCCGACGGCATCCCGAGCCAGGCCAAGGTCGCGCGCTGGTGGACCAAGTCGCCCGAGTTCGACGACTACCTGCGCATTCACTACGGGACCTTCGTCAAGCAGGCGCAGGCCGGGGGGCTGCAGGAGTGGGACGCCAAGCCCACGGGCACCCTGGCGCGCTTGCTGCTCCTGGACCAGTTCTCCCGGAACATCTTCCGCGGCACGCCACGCATGTTCGAGGGCGACGAGCTGGCCCTCAACGCCACGCTCTCGCTGCTGGACGGCGACCTCCAGACGCTGCCCGCCATCTATCAATACTTCGCGCTCATGCCGTTGATGCACGCTGAGGACCTCGCGCTCCAGGACCGCGGCGTGGCCGAGTTCGAGGCCCTCGCAGCACGCACGCCCGAGCCCACGCGCCAAGCCGTGGCGCCAGCCGTCCAGTTCGCCCGCGACCACCGTGACGTGATCGCGCGCTTCACGCGCTTCCCACATCGGAACGGAGTCTTGGGCCGCACCAGCACCCCGGACGAGTCCGCCTACCTACTCGAACACTCTGGCTGGTAG